In Pan troglodytes isolate AG18354 chromosome 20, NHGRI_mPanTro3-v2.0_pri, whole genome shotgun sequence, the genomic window GAGCACACAAGGTCCCAGGCTGCACAGAGAGCACATAAGGTCCTGGTTATTTCTGTATTGGGGACCACTTACCATATCCATGCTGAGCTCCTGGGGTGCAGGAAAACTCTCCCAAATGACTCAGGAGCTGAGTTTGGATTTGTAGAACCCAGGAAGTCTGAAACAATTCAATGAGGAGACTGGAGGGAACCCTGCTACAGCAGAGGAAGGGTTTATTGAAGAACTCCATAAAACTCATGTCAAGAGACACAGGGGAAAAGAATAATGCAGAGCCCAGGAGTGAGGCTGGGCTCAGGGCTCTTCTCCACTGTTTTGATTCTCAGAAGCAGCTGAGACCCTCAGCCCATCACAAAACAAGACAGACTCCACGACTAGTGAGTGAGGAGATGCTCTTAGTTATGGGACTGGCACAGAGGGTCAGGTCCTGTAAAGGGGAGGTGGGTGCCCTGGGTGGACATACAGGGGTCTCGGGGTGATTCCGATCTGCCCTGACCTCTGCGACCTCTTTGTCCAGCATCCCTAGGCCAACACCCCCAGGATTACACAGTGGAGAATCTCATCCGCATGGGTGTGGCTGGCTTGGTCCTGGTGGTCCTCGGGATTCTGCTATTTGAGGCTCAGCACAGCCAGAGAAGCCTCCAAGATGCAGCCAGGAGGTGAACAGCAGAGAGGACAATGCACCCTTCAGCGTGGTGGAGCCCCAGGGACAGATCTGATGATCCCAGGAGGCTCTGGAGGACAATCTAGGACCTACATTATCTGGACTGTCTGCTGGTCATTTCTAGAGACAGCAATCAAAATTTGAGTGCAAGGAAACTGTCGGCGGTGATTCCTAGAAGATCattaaactgtggtacatttttTTGTCTATGAATGTTGACTTCCCTTGACTGGATCCCCTTTTTTTCCCATCCCCAGACATGAGGCTCCATCCCACATGGCACCGTTGGGTCCACAACTCTGCACACCTGCGTGCTGTGGTCCACGGCATGTGACACAGTCTTCCTTATTCCTCATTGTCACACTCCTTGATGTCACTTACTGAGTCCCCGTCTCTTCAGTTCAGAGATCCAAACCTGAACCACCAACTAAATCAATGACAGGAGATCAGATTCCAACCAGGAAAACATAAATCCACCCTGCTGCCCTGACACCCTCTCTGTACCCTATGAGCCCTTCCCTCTTTCTCAGATGCTATCTGTGTAATTTCTCCTGAAATATCACCACTTGGAATCATCACACTGGCATTTCAAGTGACACCACAGCTATGCTGATTCTGAAAAAGACATCTCTAAAATGCTGTAATTAGTGGTATCTACCAATTTCTGtgacataaatatttttctcatggcCCAAATCAAGGTGCCAATGGGTTCTCACTGAATACAGGGCTGGGAAGCAAGGGACAGAACTGTCTTCACTAATGAGCACCAGGGACCTGTGGCACATCCCACTGAGAGCTCACCCATATACCTACAGTCCTTTCTATTTCAGAGGCAATGATCACTTCTACTTCAGTGTTATGGCACAGGtcaaatgaaattctgacactGTTATCCTAGCATATCCACAAAAGACAAACCTATTAATATCTGATGTGAGAGATAACACGGCTCACTTAAAAATCCAAGTacatgccgggcgcggtggctcacacctgtaatcccagcactttgggaggccgaggcaggcagatcacgaggtcaggagatcgagaccatcctggctagcatggtgaaaccccttctctactaaatatacaaaaaaaaaattggccgggcgtggtggtgggcgcctgtagtcccagctactcaggaggctgaggcaggagaatggcatgaacctgggaggcggagcttgcaatgagccgagattgcgacactgccctccagcctgggtgacagagcaagactccgtctcaaaaaaaaaaaaaaaaatccaagtacaACATAAGAAAAATGTTAACAGAACTATGCAGGTTCGatgaaagaatattttttgagatggagtttcgctttgttgcccaggctggagtgcaatggcacaatctcggctcactgcaacctccacttcccaggttcaagcaattctcctgcctctgcctcccgagtaactggactacaggtgtgcaccaccattcccggctattttttgtatttttagtagagacgggggtctcgccatgttagtgaggctggtcttgagctcctgacctcaggttatccacctgcctcagcctcccaaagtgctgggattacaggtgtaagccactgtgcccagctgatggAAGAATTCTTAAATGACTCGTCCTACTTTCTGCTGGTCCAGGCACTCCTTGGCTTGGGGCAGCATCCCACCAgtttctgcctccatcttctcAATGCTTACATCTACCTGgttgcctctgtcttcacacccATTCTTCTGTttgtgtctcttctcttcttcagaTTATGATATCACTCAGATCAGATTAGGACCCATTCTAATTCGTTGTGATCTCTTGATCATGACTTAAATGCATtcgcaaagactctatttccaactATGTTCACATTTATAGCTAATGGGTCTCAGAATTTTAACATGTATATTAGGGGAACAAGTCAATTTATAACAGTGCCTACAAGAAAAGTATGCAtagaaatacatttaaccaaatacaaaaattaggtgggtgtggtggtgcacgcctgtaatcccagctactcaggaggctgagacaggagaatcgcttcaacccaggaaacagaggttgcagtgagctgagatcttgccattgcaccccagcctgggcaacagagtgagactctgtctcaaaaaaagagaaatacatttaaccaaaGAGATGCAATACGTATACATtgacaattttaaaatactgctcaaagaaataacaaaagacCTAAACGAGGAAAAAGTCATCCCAGTATCACAAATCAAAAGGCTTAAAATTAGTTATCTCCCTCTAGGGAACCTAGACTAATACACTCACCTCCTCTCCTTGTTCGGAGGCTCTCCTGGCTATCAGCTTTTCTCCTCTGTGCTTTCCATGTCCCTGTGGTTCTCTGGTGAGCCCCATCATGCTGTCCTAGAAGATCCACTTAGAATTTCGGTATTTACTCACCATTTTGACTCCTCTTAACgagacaggcacatgccagctgTTTCCATTCATCCAACCTGAACCTGAGCCCCCGATCATTTTTTCTACCACTTTTCAGTCCTGGGAAACTCAGTCCCAATGTGCTTGTCATTCATTTgagaataattttcattttctccagtagttttaaaattactttgtaTCTATTCTAGATATCGTTTGCTCTATCACAGTTAAGACattaatgttatttataaatttgtgCACATTAAACTCATGATCtttcatttctgtaaaaatgTCAACTATTTTCTTTGCAAGTATTTACTGACTAACATACTCCTTATTTCCTTCATTCTGAAAGTGTGACACGTAGAGATATATCTGTTTCCTCTTCTCACTCTATTCCTTGTGTGCAttaattatcttttctatttttttcatttctagtttttctcgGATGActaatgaaaaatttaataaatattctacACCAATACAATGCTTATCATTTTAGCAGTGTCTGGTTCTTGATGAAAGTATTTCTAAACGTGTTAATGTAATTTACTATTTTTCAGATCACAATAGCTTCCTAATTCATTTCTATAATTGCCTGTTTTTTCTCTAATGGACTCTTCGATTTTTATTCCTCTGGGGTGGGTTTTTCTCCCACACACCTGATCTTCCATACAGGGTTTCTCCCAGGGCTGACTCAGGAAGGAAAACTGATGACGGGCATTTTTGTAGCTGCTCCTGCCCTGCGGTGTCCATGCTCCCAAGCATAGAATCAGCTCTGTGTTATGCCCGGCATGGTGGAGCCCATGAGACCCTCACATTCAAGTGCCAGAGATGCCCGGTCCAGCAGTGATAAAGCGAGACTGTGTCATGCACACCCGGGAAGGTGGCTCAGTGCTGAATGTGGCCTGGGTCGCCAAGCTGAGCAATCCCAGATTCTGTCCACAAATACAGAAGAGAGGGAGCCACAGTCTCTCTAGGGTCCCACGGTTTCCTCCACTTTTTCCTTTGTTCTGAGAGAAAGACAAAGTGCCATGACTGCTCTGTGGGCTGGACAGATGCCTGTTTTCACCTGCAGGCTTGAACTCAAGCTGAGGTCTTGAGCATTCCCAGGTACTGATAAAGCACCTTAGATTGTTTctagaaaacactgaaaaattaaCCCTTTTGTTAATGATGTAGAAACAAACCCTGCCCTGAACCAAACTCCTGAAATGCTCAGGTTAAACTTTGTAACCCCATCCCTTCACTGCAGATACCCAGTAGGAAAGTCACATGAGCAAGGATGAAATGACTTTGGTCAAACTCAGACCCCACAGGGCCAGGAAGGCCTGACGGAGAGGAGGCTCGTGTTGCCAGGTCTCAGATAAGAACTGTTTctaaggacttttaaaaaaaacccataagAAACTTTTCCATGTCTTTCACCCCTCTCCTGCTTTGACAAGGTTTATTACTAGATATTCTTTAGGACATCAGGAATGCAGATAGGATGCTCTCGAGAGAACACTTGCCCAGCAATGGCATCTCCTCCAATGGACTGACAGCAACTCTGGCTTTGAACCTGTGGAACCAGGGAACTCTGTTTCTAAGCAGCTCTGTCAGCCTCTCCCTTGTTGCTGATAAGAACTTCCTTTACCTCTCTATGTACAGAGAGCTCTCTCTACGGTGCTTTTCCTCTACTCTCATACCACAACAGTCATCAACACAGGAGACTTGTAGGATCAGATGTGTGGGATTGTTTCCCAGACCCAATAGCGAAGagcagctgggtgtcctctaagTCGGCTCCGAGCTGTCTACCCAGACACAGTCCCAGATCCCACAGATTGAAGGCCCATTCCCCAAGATTGCCCCCACACACCATTCCCAAGTCCAGacctccagaacttctgactgactggcttcaagttggggaTCCCATGCCCcactctttgggtttgattaatttgctgtagcagctcacagaactcagggaaacactgacatttcctgGTTGAATACAAAGCACACTGCAGAGGACACAGATGAAGAGACTCATAGGAGGAGGCATGGGGGAAGGGACTGGAGCATCTATGCCCTCCCTGggcaccaccctccaggaacctccgcATGCTCAGCCATCCAGAAACCCATGAAACCCATTCCTCCTGGGCTTTTTTCATGACATCAGCATTTCCTCCCACAAGGAACAGGGTGAGACCATCTTCTGGGAGGGTCTTAAGAGCCACCATCAGAAAGGCAGGGAACATTCGAGTCTTGCCTTGGGCAGGTGAAGGAAGGGCAGGAGGAGGTCAGAGGCCTCCCCTAAGGCCTAACACAGCCAACACTCTAACAAAAGACTGTAACTAGTGGTATGAGTGGTATGGGGTTATAAGCCAGGAACCGCGGGTGAAAACCAGTGTGTATCACATCACACTTCCCTCTCCAGACGCACTGTCTTGCCATGCCACGCACTCCAGATTGTAATCTTTGCTTCTCATTCCCAAATACATGCAAAATCCAGGTGACCCTGGAGCAacgcagccttgaattcctggggtcTCTTGTATGCACACTCTCTTCAACCAAACGGGGATCATAACTATGGCATTTGTGGGATGCAAATCCTGTGTGTACGAATGGCAGACTTTCCCTATACATGGTGCAGTGGAGCCAGCTTCAGGGCTGGAGTACGGGCAGGTTTTGTGACATGTGGGCCACGGACTGGAGCCAGTTCCCTTGTACACCAAAGAACAACTGTACTTAGAGAtaattttctctagatttttgttttgttttgttattttaggtTAAAGCATTGGATAGAACATCCAGTGCCGCCTTGTCTACCCAGGATATGCTGCAAGGCCCACTCTATGGAAGTCCCTCTAACAAATGCTCTATGAACACCCTGGTGTTAAtgcttctttctttggaatcccaGCAGCTCCACTGGACAGTTTGGTGCACTCCTTTGATGGAATTCCTCTGGGCTGCTTGGGGTCCACTCCAGCCTCAGGTGTAGCTGGAGGACGCAGTCTCCCACCTTGGTCTGGAGCCCTGAGGCCCTCACTGTCATTGCAGATCCCAAGGTTCCTCTCCCACCTCCACTCAGTGGTGGAAAACTCCATTCTAATTACCCCTTGAAGGTCCCGGGACCCTCTGGCCTCTGTTCTTTCTTGTGGATCCACCTACACTTGGGAACTTCCTCACCTCGTTTTTTGCTCATGACATTGATGCTCTGGGTATTTCAGAAATGCCTCATGTACATTTCTCCATTAGGGTCAGATGTGACATCTTGAGTGGACTCATCAATCATCTACACAGACTGGGGAGTACAACATCCAGATCCTTTCAGGTCCCAAACACCTCAGGTCTTACCCTGGTCTGGAAATCAAGCACAAATGAGCCCCTCCCAATGTCCCAGGCACCATTGACCCCACAACCACTGTGACCAGTGGGATTCATGACAACAATCtgcaaaggaggaaactgaggctcagagatgggaCACTACAAACCAAGGTCACGCAGGCAGTGGATGATAACCAGTCATCAAATAAATATCAACTCCCTCCCTAACTCCTCAAATCAAAGCTCAAACATAAGTCATTGTTCCCAAAATGTTGACCAGGAATTGAGGTGCAGAGGGATGGCTAAGGACGCAAGGAGCACCGAGGAGGCAGGAAAGACTCAGAGGTTTGTTCCCGGGGGGAGGGAGTGGATGCTGtagcaaaaacatttaaaaaggggAAGTTAAGAGGGGACTATTTGGTTGAAAGAAAACCCACAATCCAGTGTCAAGAAAGAAGTCAACTTTTCTTCCCCTATTTCCCTGCATTTCTCCTCTGTGCTCACTGCCACACGCAGCTCAGCCTGGACGGCACAGCCAGATGCGAGATGCGTCTCTGCTGATCTGAGTCTGCCTGCAGCATGGACCTGGGTCTTCCCTGAAGCATCTCCAGGGCTGGAGGGACGACTGCCATGGTAAGGACCCCACAACACTGAGCTGATGGACGGCTGAAGGAGGGAGGGTGACCATGTGGGAGGCTGTGAGAAGGAAGGGGAAGCCTCCGTTACCCTCATCTGGAAGGGCAGACACAGGAAGCACCAGTTCTATTTGCTGCTATGTCCTGGCTCTCAGAGAGACGAGGAGAAACCAGACAGACAGTGGCTGGGGGTCAGGAAAGACCCCATTTCTGTCTGAAATGTCTGCAGAGGGCCCGGTGCCTGCCCCAACCTCAGCCCTAAAAAAATGAGAGTCAGGCTCCTGGGAGGGTAGTTCCGCTTCCTGTGTGGCTGCAGATGACAACACCCCATGCGAAGGACCCAGCCTCTGAGTGTCCACACAgggtgggaaggagaggaggctatttctctctgtgtgtctctgtcctgCCAGCACCGAAGGCTCATCCATCCGCAGAGCAGGGCAGTGGGAGGAGACGCCATGACCCCCATCCTCACCGTCCTGATCTGTCTCGGTGAGAtttgaggagggaggggagattcTAACCTAGGAGGGACCTCACCCCACAGCCAAACTCTGGTCCCTAAGGAGACCCCAGGGGCTCACAAAGATCCCAGGGAGCGGAGGACCTGCCCAGACTCCAGGGGCAAATTCCTCATAGGGAACTATCTTCCAGGGCTGAGTCTGGGCCCCAGGACCCACGTGCAGGCAGGTGAGTCTGTCCCCAGCTGTCCCAGGTCCTGCCTCATCACTGCGGACAAGGGGCCACCCCCGTGCAGCTGGGGATGGGGAATAGCAGTTCTGGGCTGACTGATGGGGGCGTCTGGAGGGTCCTGCGGCTGAGAGCTGATATCTGTTGGGTGGGAAATGACTTAGAATCTGAACTCTGATTTCCTCCCAGGGACCCTCCCCAAGCCCACCCTCTGGGCTGAACCAGGCTCTGTGATCACCCAGGGGAGTCCTGTGACCCTCAGGTGTCAGGGGGGCCAGGAGACCCAGGAGTACCGTctatatagagaaaagaaaacagcatcCTGGATTACACGGATCCCACAGGAGCTTGTGAAGAAGGGCCAGTTCCCCATCCCGTCCATCACCTGGGAACACGCAGGGCGGTATCGCTGTTACTATGGTAGCCACACTGCAGGCCGGTCAGAGAGCAGTGACCCCCTGGAGCTGGTGGTGACAGGTGAGCTGACACTCAGGGATCCCAGCCCCAGGCTCTGCCCTCAGGAAGGGGGTCGGCTCTCAGGGGCTTCTCCTTCTCACAACCCAGCCCTGGGGATGACGCGGGAGGTGGGAGTCCCATTTAACACGGTGCCTCCTTCTCTCCTAGGAGCCTACAGCAAACCCACCCTCTCAGCTCTGCCCAGCCCTGTGGTGACCTCAGGAGGGAATGTGACCCTCCAGTGTGGCTCACAGCTGGCATTTGATGGCTTCATTCTGTGTAAGGAAGGAGAAGATGAACACCCACAATGTCTGAACTCCCATTCCCATGCCCGTGGGTCATCCCGCGCCATCTTCTCCGTGGGCCCCGTGAGCCCGAGTCGCAGGTGGTCGTACAGGTGCTATGCTTATGACTCGAGCTCTCCCTATGTGTGGTCTCTACCCAGTGATCTCCTGGAGCTCCTGGTCCCAGGTGAGAAATTCACAGCATTGCCTGGAGTTCCCTGAGTCTCCCTGAGTCTCCAGGCAGGTGGGGAGCAGCTACGTCTCAGGGCAGCTCCAGGTGGGATGATGTTGGGGTGAGAGGGCTCAGGGCTCCTGGGGCCAGAGACACAGGAAGATCAGTGGTGAGGCCCCGGGGGAGAGGGAGGATTTGTGAGGAAGCCTGAGGATCGGCTCCTGGAAACCATGAGCACCTTTTCCCAGGTGTTTCTAAGAAGCCATCACTCTCAGTGCAGCCGGGTCCTGTCGTGGCCCCTGGGGAGAAGCTGACCCTCCAGTGTGGTTCTGATGTCGGCTATGACAGATTTGTTCTGTACAAGGAGGGGGAACGTGACTTCCTCCAGCTCCCTGGCCGGCAGCCCCAGGCTGGGCTCTCCCAGGCCAACTTCACCCTGGGCCCTGTGAGCCGCTCCTACGGGTCCAGTACAGATGCTCCGGTGCACACAACCTCTCGTCCGAGTGGTCGGCCACCAGCGACCCCCTGGACATCCTGATCACAAGTGAGGAGCCCAGCGGGTTCagtcagggacccaggctctgcACAGGCCCTGCCGGGGGAGCCCAGGTGGTGATGGCCGGGATGAGGGGTGGGGGTCTCaaaggagggagagacagagacaggggtGGGTGGGGACCGGGAGACTCAGGGAAAACAGAGGCAACCAGAGACTGAGGGTCCCAGAGATGGGCTTGGGAAGGTCTCAGCTCAGAACAAGGTGGGGCAGCCCCTCACCCATCCTTCTTCTCTCCAGGACAGATCCATGCCAGACCCTCCCTCTCGGTGCAGCCGGGCCCCACGGTGGCCTCAGGAGAGAATGTGACCCTGCTGTGTCAGTCACAGGGATGGATGCACACTTTCCTTCTGACCAAGGAGGAAGCAGCTGATGTCCCGCTGTGTCTAAGATCAAAGTACCAATCTCATAAGTACCAGGCTGAATTCCCTGTGGGTCCTGTGACCTCAACCCACGCGGGGACCTACAGGTGCTATGGCTCACTCAGCTCCAACCCCTACCTGCTGACTCACCCCAGTGACCCCCTGGAGCTGGTGGTCTCAGGTGGGGGCCTTGACCCTGTCCTCTCTGAGCTCAAAGGCTCAGCTCAGACCCTGCCCCCCAGGAGAGCTTTGGACACTAAGAAAAGAGGggagttggccgggcgtggtggctcaaacctgtaatcccagcactttgggaggctgaggcaggcggatcaggaggtcaggagatcgagaccatcctggctaacatggtgaaccctgtctccgctaaaaaatggaaaaaattagctgggcatggtggcgggtgcctgtagtcccaggtactcaggaggctgaggcaggagaatggcgtgaacccgggaggcggagcttgcagtgagccgacatcacgccactgcactcaagcctgggtgagaaagcgagactccatctcaaaaaacaaggaaaagaaaagaaaagaaaagaggggagTGAAGGGGGAGGGTCCGCAGGGGAGGGTTGAGCCCATGGGAGGGTGGAAATAGACAGGACCTCCCACCCCTGGGTCCCACCCTTGTATTCTCAGTAGGGTAAAGAGCAGGGAGGGCTGGGAGGAGATGGAGGTGAACCTCAGAGGAGATGAGATTAGACTGAGGGTGGAAGACAGAGGCCCCACCCACTCCCCTCCTGATGTCTCCACCTCAGAATCAGAGCCTCTGGGGATCCCAAACTCTAAGTCCTGACCCCATGGGTGACAAAAACCCAGTCACTCCCAGCTCAAGAGAAGTTTCTAGACTTGTCTCAATGCTACCTTCAATATTCAGGTTCTGATTTCCAGGGAAGCAGAGGGGAGAGTGGACAGTAAGGGTGTGGTCCACGTGGCTTTCTGGTGCTCCAGGGATGGGACAGATGTTCCCTCCGTGGTGTTCAGAGGGGAGGGAGGTGTCTGAGGTTCAGCATTGGTGAGTGGAGCAGCGGGGTCTTTCCCCCTCCACGAGCAGGATTCCCAGGAGACATCACCTCTGGTTGAGACTCTCCACTGTCTCATGTACAAAACAAAATATCTCCAATTTTCTACCGAAAGCAACACCTGGCACAGCTCTGCAGGACCCCACACCCCGACCTTGTCCTGCAGGACGTGTGATGAGTAGAGAGCAGAGGAGGGAGAACAGGTTGGGTCAGCAGGATTTGGGGTCCAGCCTGACTTGGACACATGGAAGATGCTGGGGCTGATGGAGGAGGAACAGAGGTGGGCGAGTTGGAAAGAGGACAGATGGACAGTCCCTTGGCAGCTCTCATTTCTCATTTCCAAGGGCCTCTGAGGATGAGCCCCTCACCCACACCTGTAGGGTCCCTGGGCCATCTCAAGACAGGAGAGGAGGCCTTGGTGGGATCTGACTGTGATGAGGGTGAAGTCCACCCCGAGTAGAAATGAGTGATACACAACACGTGCTGTGAATAATTCCCTAACTTGCCAGGGAGCAAGTGCACGGCCCCTCCTTAGTCTCAGGGGTGTCCTGAGCCTGAGCCCACCAGGTGAGCACAGGAGGGGCCGTGTGAGCGGCACCCACAGCTGGGGTGCTTCTCTCTAAAGGAGCACGTTTGGGGTGGACTCAACCCTCACCACAGTCAGATCCCCCCAAGGCTCTGTGCTCAGGGCACCCGGAGACTAAGGAGGTACCATGCACCTGCTCCCTGGACGAGTTAGGGAATTATTCACAGCGCGTCTCGTATGTCACTCACTTCTACTCTGTATTTTCTATACGCCTTTGTCCATTGTTGCTCTCTCCTTTCCTAAAACTTTTAAAGCAAtacttcaatatataaatttatattttttatttcaattatatgaacctattatttaaaaatatgtaattctaCTTCGCCTTCATTGGGcctttatttaatttatacattcaatgtaGACATCCATTTTTCATTAACCTCAAGTCTTCCTCCCGTACATATTAAAAATTGAGGTTTCCTTAATGAACTTCAGAAGTGTTTGGATGTTTTAAAGCACAATGGCCCGAGGGAAACTGACCGGGCAGCTCCCTGTGGCATGGGAAACCCGGGGGAGGTCAGCGGGGGCTACAGTGCAGCTCAGCCCTGGGCCTGGGGGGTTCATGCCAAATCTTGTCCAATCACTGGATGATTCTAACATCTAACTAAAAGTCTTTTATATGAAAAAAGTGCTTTAAATTGttaatttagatttaaattaGAAGGGGGCAATTTGGTAGTGGGTTAATATGAAATACAATGAATACACCTAAACCAGTAACTTTCTGATGGGTACTTatctcttgttttaaaaaatgtaaaggaatCAAATACTTCACCTATAAATTATTAAAGGTGTTGAATAATTCTTTAAATTAGaatgaatataattaaaaaaaattttttttgaggtgaagtttttctcttgttgcccagtctggagtgcagtggtgcgatctcggctcactacaacctctgtcttctggtttcaagcaattctcctgcctcagcctcccgagtaactgggattacaggcatccgccaccgcacctagctaatttttgtatttttaatagagacggggtttcaccatgtcggtcaggctggtcttgaactcctgaccttgtgatccgcccatctcagcctcccaaaacgctgggattataggcgtgagccactgtgcctggcctgaatataATTTTGTAAATGTCTACCCAGGACACCCACCTCTCCTTGACAGGGAGGTTATATAAGTTATACATAACCTTATATAGAATTTGTTATATAAGTTACCTCTGAATATGTCTCTTCTCCTCTGTTTTGATTCTCAGGAGCAGCTGAGACCCTCAGCCCACCACAAAACAAGTCCGACTCCAAGGCTGGTGAGTGAGGAGATGCTTGCCGTGATGACTCTGGGCACAGAGGGTCAGGTCCTGTCAAGGGGAGCTgggtgtcattttaaaaaattacattcattCTAATTTAAAGAATTCTTCAACACCTTTAATGATTTATAAGTgaagtatttcattcctttacatttttaaaataagagataaCTATCCATGAGAAAGCTACTGCTTTGAGTATATTCATTGTATTTCATGCTAACTCACTACTAAATTGCTCTGTTCTAACTGCTTTTCAATGAATCTCCTCTAATTTACTAATACAATTTCTATAAACCATAAGAAAATGGGAAATTTTACctcattatttctaaattatgtgCCAATATTTCTCACTTTAAATGTCAATATGTATGTAACTACATCTTAAATAAATATCTGAAGttttacaaatatacatatttatgtgtggTTAAGTAAGATACATTTGAATATGTGTGTAAGTATATCCAAATTCATTTGATGTATATTCATGCATATGCTTAATATATTTGATGTGGTAGGTGTTTACATGTTTGTTCCTGGTCTAGATTCACCTAGATTCACGCTTCATAAAAACACATACTGATTTATGAACCTTGAGTGACACCTCCacttagcatatatatatatttgcatgtgtgtgtgaatgtgggcAACTGTATCGCATTCTAGGTGTTACTGCCTATATGAGGAATTAGTTAACTAGAGATTAAATGGAAGATGAAACCCCAGGTGAACTGGCTGAGGCTGTGTGAAGAAGAAGCACCCCCAGACTTTCACCCCTTTGTGCTTCTGACACTGGGGAGCCCCTGCAGACCAACCTCTCATGCATGGAGCCTGGGTCCTCAGCTGGTGGATAAGTGAAACTCTCATCTCTgggggaattggctcatgtgctCCTGTGTCCCTGGCTGCACAGACAGTGCACAGGACTCAGTGACTTCTGTATTCCCTTGCAGATCCTGAGCTCCCAGAGAGCAGGAAAACACCCTCCCCAAATGCCTCAGGAGCAACATTCGAATTTCTAGAATGCAAGAAATCTGAAATAATTCAATAAGGAGACTGGAGGGAACCCTGCTACACAGGAAGGGTTTATT contains:
- the LILRA3 gene encoding leukocyte immunoglobulin-like receptor subfamily A member 3 precursor (The RefSeq protein has 1 frameshift compared to this genomic sequence) is translated as MTPILTVLICLGLSLGPRTHVQAGTLPKPTLWAEPGSVITQGSPVTLRCQGGQETQEYRLYREKKTASWITRIPQELVKKGQFPIPSITWEHAGRYRCYYGSHTAGRSESSDPLELVVTGAYSKPTLSALPSPVVTSGGNVTLQCGSQLAFDGFILCKEGEDEHPQCLNSHSHARGSSRAIFSVGPVSPSRRWSYRCYAYDSSSPYVWSLPSDLLELLVPGVSKKPSLSVQPGPVVAPGEKLTLQCGSDVGYDRFVLYKEGERDFLQLPGRQPQAGLSQANFTLGPVSRSYGVQYRCSGAHNLSSEWSATSDPLDILITRQIHARPSLSVQPGPTVASGENVTLLCQSQGWMHTFLLTKEEAADVPLCLRSKYQSHKYQAEFPVGPVTSTHAGTYRCYGSLSSNPYLLTHPSDPLELVVSGGGLDPVLSELKGSAQTLPPRRALDTKKRGELAGRGGSNL